The Salvelinus sp. IW2-2015 linkage group LG8, ASM291031v2, whole genome shotgun sequence genome window below encodes:
- the LOC139028094 gene encoding serum response factor-binding protein 1-like — MRHISVRPILARPIRLRPILARPIRVRPILARPIRRDPSSETHPSEAHRSETHPSETHRSEAHRSETHRSEPIVARPIIAEPIVARPILARPIVARPIVARPILARSIVARPIVARPIVARPIVARPILARPIVARPILARPILARPILARPIVARPI, encoded by the exons ATGAGACACATCAGCGTGAGGCCCATCCTAGCGAGGCCCATCAGATTGAGGCCCATCCTAGCGAGGCCCATCAGAGTGAGGCCCATCCTAGCGAGACCCATCAGA CGAGACCCATCCAGCGAGACCCATCCTAGCGAGGCCCATCGTAGCGAGACCCATCCTAGCGAGACCCATCGTAGCGAGGCCCATCGTAGCGAGACCCATCGTAGCGAGCCCATCGTAGCGAGGCCCATCATAGCGGAGCCCATCGTAGCGAGACCCATCCTAGCGAGGCCCATCGTAGCGAGGCCCATCGTAGCGAGACCCATCCTAGCGAGGTCCATCGTAGCGAGGCCCATCGTAGCGAGGCCCATCGTAGCGAGGCCCATCGTAGCGAGACCCATCCTAGCGAGGCCCATCGTAGCGAGACCCATCCTAGCGAGACCCATCCTAGCGAGGCCCATCCTAGCGAGGCCCATCGTAGCGAGACCCATCTAG